In the Candidatus Thorarchaeota archaeon genome, one interval contains:
- a CDS encoding DUF2070 family protein gives MGEKAKVKETIGLYSKLWQLPTFRGIVIRIVLAVALGALLSTAVRLLSGPVLNPPAYLCYYLMLLVVPVFVGYALMYALVRKPGSPLDARRTTGIVQMGVYIWILIGLVGTVIAAITVNPYTEVRLWSAGMVAAFLLFTFLATGLSDHHPLRNTAATLMPPLLWYVTVLTLVHSVPSFLSLSPFWWVSAVLSFALCSIGVNHIFRAVSRPFERDLGISGPELLRSFGYDYLVGDPCPFEQLMSKIATVQDVPIEVVVIKRGPTLAAVGVVLYVHPGPFRDLGSSALPSAVIRDIQNTFGVPAFVMHGTCTHHQNLTTSQDFDVVMAEIHRLIGEVKCYERVSGPHWTE, from the coding sequence TAGTCATCAGGATTGTCCTTGCAGTTGCGTTGGGCGCCTTGTTGTCGACAGCTGTGAGACTTCTGTCCGGTCCGGTCTTGAACCCCCCTGCGTACTTGTGCTACTATCTCATGCTCCTCGTCGTGCCCGTGTTCGTAGGCTACGCACTGATGTACGCACTGGTGCGGAAGCCAGGATCACCGCTTGATGCCAGAAGGACGACCGGGATAGTGCAGATGGGGGTCTACATATGGATACTCATCGGTCTCGTCGGCACAGTCATCGCCGCTATCACAGTGAACCCCTATACCGAAGTACGCCTCTGGAGCGCAGGCATGGTGGCCGCGTTCCTCCTCTTCACATTCCTAGCAACTGGTCTCAGCGACCATCATCCGTTACGCAACACCGCTGCAACGCTCATGCCGCCCCTGCTCTGGTATGTCACAGTCCTGACTCTGGTCCATTCAGTGCCCTCATTCTTGTCGCTCTCGCCCTTCTGGTGGGTGTCTGCAGTTCTCTCCTTTGCTCTCTGTTCTATCGGAGTGAACCACATCTTTCGCGCGGTCAGTAGACCATTTGAAAGGGACCTTGGCATAAGCGGTCCGGAACTGCTTCGGTCCTTCGGATACGACTACCTTGTGGGAGACCCCTGTCCCTTCGAGCAGCTGATGTCCAAGATAGCCACAGTCCAAGACGTCCCCATAGAGGTGGTCGTCATCAAGAGAGGGCCCACTCTGGCGGCGGTGGGGGTTGTTCTGTACGTTCACCCCGGTCCATTCAGAGACCTCGGCAGTAGCGCGCTCCCATCTGCAGTCATCAGGGACATCCAGAACACGTTCGGTGTCCCGGCGTTCGTGATGCATGGGACTTGTACACATCACCAGAATCTGACGACAAGCCAGGACTTTGACGTGGTGATGGCGGAGATACACCGACTCATCGGAGAGGTCAAGTGCTACGAGAGGGTTTCGGGTCCACACTGGACCGAGT